From the Neobacillus sp. PS3-34 genome, the window TTTTTGAATTGATCTGGATTTTTCAAGCGCATTTCCTTTAATGCTGGAGTGAATTCATACTTTCCACTTTTATTTACAGTATAGGTTTGTCCCTTAATTCCGTAAGTAGTTAAAAGTTCACCTTGAGGACTTAGCAGGTAAGTGAAAAGTTGCATCGCTTTTGCTGGATCTTTAGCTTTTTTAGTAATGTAGTTCATCATCCAGCCTGAAATACCAGATTGGTTTAAAGTTGGTTTATGTCCTACAGTACTCTGCGGTCCATCAATGGCAATATATTCTTTTCCAGGATTGTTCGACATAAAGGTTTGCAGGTCAGCAGCTTTTTGTGGGATTCCGCTGATTAACATGGATGCATATTTACCAGCCTTTACCTTTTCTGAATAAGCTGTTCCATCATCTGCGAAGCTATCATCACTGATACCGCCATTTTTATAGACAGTATTAAACGTTTTGATCCAAGTCAGATAATCCTTATCTAAATTACGATTATAATATTTGTGGTCTTTCGTTTCTAATGGAACTCCAATATAGTCTTGTAAAACGTCTCCAAAAGCTTCACTTGGACCAAATGGAATTAATTTAGGGAATTTAGTTTTGATTAGCTTCATAGCACTTTCAAATTGTTTTGGTGTTTTCATAGATGGTTTACCGATTGCTGCATAGACATCCTTACGAATAACGAAAGCTGTTGTTGGGGGAATAAGTCCCTTATCATAATCGGCTTGCGTGTTGGAGTAGTTTGCATATCCGTATGTTTTGCCATCAGCCAGTTTGTGCCAATTCATAGTGTCTTTTGAGGCTACTTTATTAAAGTATGGATCGTATTTCTTAGCTAAATCATTTAATGGCAATGCCCATGTATTTGCTTTTTTTGCAACAAGTGAATTACCATCAAAAATAGAAATAATGTCTGGAATATCTCCGCTAGAAAACAAAGCATTTAACTTCGTGTCATCACCAGTAATGAATTTGATGTTAACATTCAAATCTTTTTTAATCTGTTTTGTCACAAAGTCGTGACCATAATCCGTATTCCACCAATCAGCATTTACATACCAGGTTAATGTGACTGTTTTTTTCCTTTTATCTATTTTCCAAGCAGGTGTATTTGGATCCAGCTTATAACCTGTTGGTGATTTGGAAGTGCTTGCTGATGAATTACTTGCAGTTGAGTTATAGCCTGTTAATACGAGTGTAAGCGCTAACAAAAGTATCAAACTTTTACTTAAAATAGAAA encodes:
- a CDS encoding sugar ABC transporter substrate-binding protein, with translation MKSKLVSILSKSLILLLALTLVLTGYNSTASNSSASTSKSPTGYKLDPNTPAWKIDKRKKTVTLTWYVNADWWNTDYGHDFVTKQIKKDLNVNIKFITGDDTKLNALFSSGDIPDIISIFDGNSLVAKKANTWALPLNDLAKKYDPYFNKVASKDTMNWHKLADGKTYGYANYSNTQADYDKGLIPPTTAFVIRKDVYAAIGKPSMKTPKQFESAMKLIKTKFPKLIPFGPSEAFGDVLQDYIGVPLETKDHKYYNRNLDKDYLTWIKTFNTVYKNGGISDDSFADDGTAYSEKVKAGKYASMLISGIPQKAADLQTFMSNNPGKEYIAIDGPQSTVGHKPTLNQSGISGWMMNYITKKAKDPAKAMQLFTYLLSPQGELLTTYGIKGQTYTVNKSGKYEFTPALKEMRLKNPDQFKKQYRMGEFFFFGHDKYNALSDSTLAAAKQLEAWGKGKLKPHFILEGTDPDQGTLEARSLSAVQTNWDTTLVKMVRAKSDHQYNTTLSDYKKFLDKNNWSKITKVRSDKMAKNRKKLGLK